A single window of Penaeus chinensis breed Huanghai No. 1 chromosome 9, ASM1920278v2, whole genome shotgun sequence DNA harbors:
- the LOC125029041 gene encoding protein ABHD14A-like isoform X1, with translation MAPSLNLSKVPMTPFRVMAVVAGFAAIFLVISAIRTTGPQQKLGAVFHHASDAFKRDTMSRTMADANYWKNVKLEAEDLPADIDQTAAKVQVHSKTVNIMGTNTFYREAHPPDGVSNSGEVVVLLHGAAFKSETWLNLNTINLLAAMGHRVVAIDLPGYGETVRAQNVDNADFLQEFLTKLEITRPVMVSPSMSGGFSIPYILKHPQALGGYVPVAPVDSIKIVPHASQITIPTLIIYGSKDQSLGVESRKNLINIPTSQAVELPEARHPAYLDRPKQFHTLLYNFIKQVHAHKV, from the exons ATGGCTCCAAGTTTAAACTTGAGCAAAGTGCCAATGACACCATTCCGTGTCATGGCTGTAGTAGCAGGGTTTGCTGCTATTTTTCTTGTAATATCAGCCATAAGAACCACTGGCCCACAGCAGAAATTGGGGGCAGTGTTTCACCATGCTTCAGATGCATTCAAG cGGGATACTATGAGCAGAACAATGGCAGATGCAAATTACTGGAAAAATGTTAAGTTGGAGGCAGAAGACCTTCCAGCTGATATCGACCAAACAGCAGCCAAAGTTCAGGTCCACTCGAAGACAGTCAACATAATG GGCACTAACACCTTTTACCGAGAGGCTCACCCTCCAGATGGTGTTTCCAATAGTGGAGAAGTGGTAGTCCTTCTCCATGGTGCTGCCTTTAAATCTGAGACCTGGTTGAACCTAAACACCATCAACCTCCTTGCTGCAATGGGTCATCGAGTGGTGGCCATTGACCTCCCAG GCTATGGAGAGACAGTTAGAGCTCAGAATGTGGACAATGCTGACTTCTTGCAAGAATTTTTGACCAAGTTAGAAATCACGAGGCCAGTCATGGTATCCCCCTCAATGAGTGGTGGCTTCTCCATCCCATACATTCTCAAGCACCCTCAAGCCCTTGGAGGATATGTACCAGTTGCACCTGTGGACTCTATAAAGATTGTGCCTCATGCCTCACAAATCACA ATTCCAACCCTAATCATATATGGATCTAAGGACCAAAGTCTGGGTGTGGAGTCTCGGAAAAACCTGATCAACATCCCAACGTCTCAGGCAGTGGAGCTACCTGAAGCACGGCACCCAGCTTATCTGGATAGGCCCAAGCAGTTCCATACTCTGCTCTATAACTTCATTAAACAAGTCCATGCCCATAAGGTCTAA
- the LOC125029041 gene encoding protein ABHD14A-like isoform X2: MSRTMADANYWKNVKLEAEDLPADIDQTAAKVQVHSKTVNIMGTNTFYREAHPPDGVSNSGEVVVLLHGAAFKSETWLNLNTINLLAAMGHRVVAIDLPGYGETVRAQNVDNADFLQEFLTKLEITRPVMVSPSMSGGFSIPYILKHPQALGGYVPVAPVDSIKIVPHASQITIPTLIIYGSKDQSLGVESRKNLINIPTSQAVELPEARHPAYLDRPKQFHTLLYNFIKQVHAHKV; encoded by the exons ATGAGCAGAACAATGGCAGATGCAAATTACTGGAAAAATGTTAAGTTGGAGGCAGAAGACCTTCCAGCTGATATCGACCAAACAGCAGCCAAAGTTCAGGTCCACTCGAAGACAGTCAACATAATG GGCACTAACACCTTTTACCGAGAGGCTCACCCTCCAGATGGTGTTTCCAATAGTGGAGAAGTGGTAGTCCTTCTCCATGGTGCTGCCTTTAAATCTGAGACCTGGTTGAACCTAAACACCATCAACCTCCTTGCTGCAATGGGTCATCGAGTGGTGGCCATTGACCTCCCAG GCTATGGAGAGACAGTTAGAGCTCAGAATGTGGACAATGCTGACTTCTTGCAAGAATTTTTGACCAAGTTAGAAATCACGAGGCCAGTCATGGTATCCCCCTCAATGAGTGGTGGCTTCTCCATCCCATACATTCTCAAGCACCCTCAAGCCCTTGGAGGATATGTACCAGTTGCACCTGTGGACTCTATAAAGATTGTGCCTCATGCCTCACAAATCACA ATTCCAACCCTAATCATATATGGATCTAAGGACCAAAGTCTGGGTGTGGAGTCTCGGAAAAACCTGATCAACATCCCAACGTCTCAGGCAGTGGAGCTACCTGAAGCACGGCACCCAGCTTATCTGGATAGGCCCAAGCAGTTCCATACTCTGCTCTATAACTTCATTAAACAAGTCCATGCCCATAAGGTCTAA